The Lycium barbarum isolate Lr01 unplaced genomic scaffold, ASM1917538v2 unchr_scaffold_102, whole genome shotgun sequence genomic sequence agttaatcataagtctctgtgggtacgatatctggacttaaaaatCTTATATTACTTGTACAACCGCGTATctttgcgtgtgcgtttgggagcaacaaagtgttcaactgacaaagtggaGACAAGTGGAAGTGCCTACTTGTACACATCCAAAATTGAGGACATACTTGCtagctgaggccaagtttgagggtctgtttatgtattatgccaaaGAAATAAGTTCTATATATTTTGAATAAAAGAACTTTGTGCCATTATCAGACCTTAACACTAGTCCTTTAACACCAAATTGTGTATGTACCATTGTCAGAAAATCTTTCAATACAGTCAGTACCTCAGTCTTACATTAAATCAAACATACCCAAGTAAATCTGTGGTAATCATCAACTATTGTAACAAAATATTGTTTCCTGTAATAGGTTGGAGTTCTGTAGGGACCCAAAACATCTAAATGTACCAGCCGAAAGACATGTTCTGACTTATTCAAGCTATCAGGGAATGGTAATCTACTTTGTTTTGCCATGGAACATATTTGACAACATTGTTGATTTTTGACTTCTACGTGACTTCTAATTTCCAACTTGTTCCAATCTACCTCCCCTCTTATAAACGTCCAAACAACCTTCTGAACATAAGTTTTAGTTTTTATACACCATCACAACTTTTCAACAACCCTCACCCATTCTGAAGCCTAAGCAAGGACATAATACTTAGAGCGGAAATGTTCCAGTGCCTTACAAGTAGTTGGTAGGTATCATAATCTTCCACTTCTCGAATGATGAGATGAATCTCAATCTTGCTAGTATTGTGGATATCATTCTTCATATATTTCGCCCAAAACCTTGTTGGTACGTTTACACTATGCAACATGCTTCTGCATGACTGCATAATTGTAGATGTCTATTCTTTCTTTCAGCTTATTCTTTTGTTTTGGGGTATTTGAATTAGTCAATTGTCGCCTTATCAAATGTCCCCTGAGGTAGTCAATGAAATCAAGTGATGTGTATTGTCCCTCGTTGTACAGACGAAAGACATTTGATTTTCTTTCCCATATTATTCTCAACAATATGTTAAAACTCTTTAAGCCTTCTTAAATATTTCAATAGGGTCCATAAGGAAGATACCGGCCCTGATACACAGTCTATTGAAGCAATTGATATTGAGGTTATTGGTTTTGGTTGATGCGTTCAGACATGCATTTATACTATCAAGAGACCAGGAAAATCCTTTCACTTCTCCTTCGTGATTGATCTTGCTGACTGTGACAGCATTAGGAAATTTTTAGCTATACTACTGTAGGACATAGTTAATTGATGGTATAATTATAATGGAGTTTAGCTTCTGTCCTTGTCTTCACTTCCTGTGCCAAAAGAGTTACTTTTAGCTGTGGCATTGAATACCATTTTAATCTTGTCCCTGGCTTTTCATGTAGAGTTAGTTAATTCTGTTGCTTTTGTTTTTTAGCATAAAGTTTTGAAGATGGTTAGTAGAGTTCATCCGTCGTGGTTACTTAGAAGCTGACATCTTGACTGCAATTTGCAGTACTTTCTAACTGATGAAAGGGCTTCCAGAATAACATAGTAGATATGAACTTCTGTGTTTGCATTGATGTAGCAGTTTCGTATCATTGTTTAATTTTAGTATGGTTTACAGTTTTAACTATTTATTGCTTCAGTTTGTGCAGAAAAAAATAGGTTGTTCCCCTGCAAGGCATTAAGTTCTGATCTTGCTTCTTCAGATGCAAAGGAGTCAGTATTTTGGACTAGACCTTACAGTTCTTGAATATCCTCTAGTATCTTTGAATCCATTTTACTTACAATTTGGGAAAATATCCAAGTGAAGTCTCCCATTACTTGGCATgtaatgagtcgacgagaactTCATAACTCCCCAGTTACTTGTAATAGGGTAAGAACTAGTCAAGGGATAAAGAATGCTACATGTATACTAGAAAGGCAAAAATGATACTGTAAAGAGAGAACAAGTAGCTACACTGCTGAAGTTCTTGCAGGAAAACGTCGTCGTATGGCTGAGCATTTTCTTCATTCTATCAACTGAACAGCAGCAATAGCTGGTATTGCATCTCTCAATTTCTGAGTAAGAGCTACACGAACTGTCATCACAGTAGCTGCGGGTCCACTCAGCCGAACCTTAACAATGTAGTCGTTAATCTGTACAAGCTCCAGTTCTCCACCACCCGCGCCTACCAAGTACGGTCTAATCTCTCCAAGAAGCTGACATTATCGAAAATATTAGATCATTTTGGAAATGCTAAGAAATTATTGGAAATAGATCTGTAGAGGCCACGTGTCTTGTACCTTTTCAATATTTTCCTCATTTAACTCCAGACCAGTCTCAGAGTCAAGAATCTGCTCTACTGCCATTATTTCAGGGATTTTGTCCCGAAGACGAGTTTCAATTCCCATTTtaagtgtcattgttgaacttgGACAAGATCCACATGCTCCTTGAAGCTTAAGAACTACAACTAGGCCATCGATCTCGTGAAGTACCACATTCCCTCCATCTGCCATTAGGCCCGGCCTGACTAAATCTAGAACCTTCTCAACATTTTCTTCAGTAAGTGGAAGAACACAAGTTGGTGATAACACAGCACCTTCAGTATCAACAACAAAATGAAGAAACAGTTAACATTAGTTGAGGTACATTGGGAAATGGAACAGGATTATGGGACAATAATAACACAACTCCATTTACCATAACAGCGCATTACTACTACACAACAAGCTCATGTATTAGTATTGCTGAAACGAGACCTTTGTAAGATAGATCATGAGAAGAAACAGTATAAGTCACATCATTTATTTTATTGGAATCTGAAAATTAAGTTACAACAGTGATACTAGGAATTAACAAAATATTACCAGGAAGCGACAAGAGGTGATATATAAACTCATATAACAATAAGAAGTGGAAGAACAACGAAGAACAAAATGTAATCGATGAAAGGACTCGCGAGAGGAGGAAGTCTTTGTATTTGGTAGCAGTAGTTATTTCAGtcgaaaaaggaaaaaagagtcAGCTACCACTAAATTTACAGAACAATAAAAACATAATAGGATGAATCTGCATCACTCACCTGCATTTTTTCTTCTTTGTCCGGTTCGATTGAGCCCAAGGAAGCGTCTAACATGAAATTGACCTCTTAGAAAAGAACTTTGCTTTGACGAAAATGGACTGCCTTGTGAAACACAGTTCTATGAAGAGATAATGACAACAACGTTACGTTAGTGAAAATGAAGAAATTTTATCCAGATATACACAATTTAACAGTGTAATTAGAAGTGCAAAATTGTGAAAAGGAGGTAAACCATTGTGAATCGGAATATGTCCATTGGATAAGTATGTTTAATAAGAGTACAGAGTTATAGCTTCCTCGACTAAAGTAGGCCAGAAGAATTTACCTATGCAAGTATAGAAAATCATAAATTGTGTCTAAAACTTAGGTATATACTATCCTAAAATAAAGTTTTACAGCATTGTTCCTATTATTAGTATATACAAGATACATTTGATTTTACTCTAACAAACAGAAATTGAGTGGTAATACCTTTGAAAAGGAAGTAGAGGCGGGACACAACCATTCTGATGATGACGTTGTAGGTTTGAGAGCTTGTGTTTGGGTTGAAATTGCAAACATTATGTACTTGAGTATCACCAAGTGTGAGGGCTCATGTTTCTTCAGTATATTCCTGGTTCACATGGTTCCAACTGAGTTAGAACTAGGACTAGAACTTACCTTGGAGCAGTGGCGTAGCCACATACAGTGAAGGGTGTCAGAAATTTATACTGTGTATATAAAAAATTATACTAAGTATATAGGTAAAAGgttgttttatatacatatatattacaaCTTGAACACCCTTAGCGAAATTCCTGGTTTTGCCACTGCCTAGGAGGAAAAAACCGAGGTCTAAACAACGATGATTACCAAGAATATCAAATGAGAGACAGATTATTTAACACCCTTTTGCTTATACCCCAACATAATGCCCTTAAGTGAAAGAGATTCTCTGAAATCCTAAACCAAGATTTTATTTTACCTGTGCTCCTGCAATCCACCTTCCAACCCAAATAAAATACTCCCTAATTTGCTTGCTTCCAACTTAATTATATGCTGACTTTGGACGTTCCTAGGTAATAGGTATTAACATCATTCTGCTACTAACATTAATTCTTGCTATACAACTTACAAAATTTTCAACAATTCAAATTCATTTAGTTATACCAAATTTGATATCTTGAAAACATTTTTTTAGATATCTTATCACTAATATAACAGATACAATCAAATTACTGTAACATTTTCAACTATGTACTGTTCATATTAAAATGAGACAAAGAGAGCATAATCCAACTCCCTCTAGTAAACACATGTACTTAAAGAATCAAAAAAGAGGATTCTTGTAACACCCCTTATCTAAAATCCTTAAAGCCAAACAGTTTTAACCCCAAGCCATATATAGGAGAAACTGTTGATCAATTTAcgcaaggaaaaaaaaaatcagggaAAAGTGGGTACCTGGTAAATGATGAGTCAATAGAAATGTGCAACCAAATTAAAGAAGCAATGGAGTTTCGAGTATTTTGGACTAAATTCGTAGATTGTCATTGTAAGGTAAGGTAAGGTAGTTATTTAGAGGGAAAGGCTATGGTTTGGACACGGTTTCATTTATTTGTGGCTTTTTTCACTTACTATTTGCTGATCTGTCTATCCACCTTCacttcttttcttgtttttttttttttttctttttctttttcttttttcagagTTTTCATGTTCTTTTTCCTCCTCTTTTGAACCATCAGTTAGGCATTTGCATAAGAGTTAATTGAGATCCTTCTTAACATAATAAAAAtgtatttgaagttgaagttgtaaAAAGGTAATTGGAAGTTGAAGTTTTATGCATGGATATGAAAATATAGTTTTTGTGAGTAAAAACCTCCTCAAACCTGTTATTCAAACTTCagattttatattttaaatttgaaGTCGAAATAATGGTCAATTTGATAAACAAACACGTATTTCAAAGGGTAATTTGCACGATTTTCCTTATTtgggagtggtctttaatttttgtccctcaaattggtagtctttaattttttttccttcgtTAAAAACCCTTGGTTCCGGGTTTGAATCCCTgctcagtcaaaattttttaaaaaaatcacaaggcagaattttaccttcaggcataaggcaaaactttgccctctaccttaaggcagagttttgccttcaggcataaggtaaaaaaaaaaaaaatgaaattttgcAAAGCTCTGCCTTAAGGTGTAACTTTTgcctgaataggcctaattttgctatgaaactttgccttgcgattttctTTTTGATTGAGTTGGATTCGAACCCTAAAACTTATGgtattaagcgaagggcaaaaattaaagaccagtaatttgaggggcaaacttaaataccagtgcctttgaagggcaacggcacaaaaaaaaaaaagtatttcaaATAGGTTTTGCTTATCAAATTGGCCCATTAAGAATTCCGGATATTAGGGATGATTTGAGCTCCATTATAAACTAAAAAAATGTGCTCCTCGGTTTCGAAGAAAATTTCCGATCTACGGTCT encodes the following:
- the LOC132625606 gene encoding nifU-like protein 3, chloroplastic; protein product: MFAISTQTQALKPTTSSSEWLCPASTSFSKNCVSQGSPFSSKQSSFLRGQFHVRRFLGLNRTGQRRKNAGAVLSPTCVLPLTEENVEKVLDLVRPGLMADGGNVVLHEIDGLVVVLKLQGACGSCPSSTMTLKMGIETRLRDKIPEIMAVEQILDSETGLELNEENIEKLLGEIRPYLVGAGGGELELVQINDYIVKVRLSGPAATVMTVRVALTQKLRDAIPAIAAVQLIE